A window from Polynucleobacter sp. MWH-UH25E encodes these proteins:
- the nuoF gene encoding NADH-quinone oxidoreductase subunit NuoF, which yields MTSLHDRHIKPLILAGLNGNNWRLKDYESRGGYQQLRRLINDKVAPDAIIAELKASSLRGRGGAGFPTGLKWSFMPRQFPGQKYLVCNSDEGEPGTFKDRDIIRYNPHALIEGMIIGAYTMGISAGYNYIHGEIWEVYSRFEEALEEARAAGYLGDKILGSDFSFQLHAAPGWGAYICGEETALLESLEGKKGQPRFKPPFPASFGLYGKPTTINNTETFAAVPFILAIGGQAYLELGKPNNGGTKIFSVSGDVAHPGNYEIPLGTPFAELLKLAGGMRDGKAIKAVIPGGSSAPVIPGAQMMDLTMDYDSIAKAGSMLGSGAVIVMNETRCMVRALERLSYFYHEESCGQCTPCREGTGWLWRIVHRIEHGQGRPEDLDLLNDVAANIQGRTICALGDAAAMPVRGMLKHYMDEFAYHVEHKRCLDSAKPL from the coding sequence ATGACCAGCTTGCACGATCGTCACATTAAGCCTTTGATCCTTGCTGGATTGAATGGCAATAACTGGCGTTTAAAAGATTACGAAAGCCGTGGTGGCTATCAACAGTTACGTCGTTTAATTAACGACAAGGTTGCGCCGGATGCCATCATTGCTGAGTTAAAGGCTTCCTCATTACGTGGTCGTGGAGGTGCTGGCTTCCCAACAGGATTGAAGTGGAGTTTTATGCCGCGTCAGTTCCCTGGCCAAAAGTATTTGGTTTGCAATAGCGACGAAGGTGAACCAGGTACGTTTAAAGACCGCGACATCATTCGTTACAACCCACATGCTTTGATCGAAGGCATGATCATTGGTGCATACACCATGGGCATTAGCGCTGGTTATAACTATATCCACGGCGAAATCTGGGAAGTGTATTCACGCTTTGAAGAGGCTTTAGAAGAGGCTCGTGCTGCTGGCTATTTGGGCGACAAAATTTTAGGTAGTGATTTCTCATTCCAATTGCATGCAGCTCCAGGTTGGGGTGCATATATTTGTGGTGAAGAGACTGCGCTGCTTGAGTCTTTAGAAGGCAAAAAAGGTCAGCCACGCTTTAAGCCACCATTCCCGGCAAGCTTCGGTTTGTATGGCAAGCCAACAACGATTAACAATACTGAGACCTTTGCTGCTGTGCCATTCATTTTGGCAATTGGTGGTCAGGCTTATTTGGAGCTTGGCAAACCTAACAATGGCGGTACAAAGATTTTCTCCGTATCCGGTGACGTAGCTCATCCTGGTAATTATGAAATTCCATTAGGCACGCCATTTGCTGAACTCTTGAAGTTAGCAGGCGGTATGCGTGATGGCAAAGCCATTAAAGCCGTTATTCCAGGTGGTTCATCTGCTCCAGTAATTCCTGGTGCGCAAATGATGGATCTAACAATGGATTACGACAGCATCGCTAAGGCGGGTTCGATGTTGGGATCGGGCGCTGTGATCGTGATGAATGAGACGCGTTGTATGGTGCGCGCATTAGAGCGTTTGTCTTATTTCTATCACGAAGAATCTTGTGGCCAGTGCACACCATGCCGTGAAGGTACGGGTTGGTTGTGGCGCATTGTTCATCGCATTGAACATGGTCAAGGCCGACCAGAGGATCTAGATTTGTTAAATGACGTTGCTGCCAACATTCAGGGCCGCACGATTTGTGCATTGGGTGATGCTGCCGCTATGCCAGTACGTGGCATGTTGAAGCATTACATGGATGAATTTGCGTATCACGTAGAACACAAGCGTTGCTTAGATTCTGCGAAACCTTTATAA
- the nuoE gene encoding NADH-quinone oxidoreductase subunit NuoE: MTTTLQLSDKTLADIARNVAKYPPEQKQSAVMASLIAAQTEVGWVSPEVIATVAQILEMPTIAVEEVATFYNMYNTKPIGKYKLVICTNLPCQLTHGETAATYLKETLGIGFNETTPCGTFTLKEGECMGACGDSPVMLVNDKRMCSFMSKEKIDALLNELRAEGKAA, from the coding sequence ATGACAACAACTCTTCAACTATCTGACAAAACGCTGGCAGACATTGCCCGTAATGTCGCGAAATATCCGCCAGAGCAAAAACAATCTGCAGTGATGGCTTCATTGATCGCCGCCCAAACTGAAGTAGGTTGGGTGTCGCCAGAGGTGATTGCTACCGTTGCTCAAATTTTAGAAATGCCAACGATTGCTGTAGAAGAGGTAGCAACTTTCTACAACATGTACAACACCAAACCGATTGGTAAGTACAAATTGGTAATCTGCACAAACTTGCCATGCCAGTTAACACATGGTGAAACTGCTGCTACATATTTAAAAGAAACTTTGGGTATTGGCTTTAATGAAACTACTCCATGCGGCACATTCACCCTTAAAGAGGGTGAATGCATGGGTGCATGTGGTGATTCTCCTGTGATGTTGGTGAATGACAAGCGTATGTGCAGCTTTATGAGTAAAGAGAAGATTGATGCTCTTTTGAATGAACTCCGTGCAGAAGGGAAAGCAGCATGA
- a CDS encoding NADH-quinone oxidoreductase subunit D: MAQIKNYTLNFGPQHPAAHGVLRLVLELDGEVIQRADPHIGLLHRATEKLAETRTWIQNVPYMDRLDYVSMMSNEHAYVMAIEKLLQVDVPLRAQYIRVMYDELTRLLNHLLWIGCHGLDVGAMAVFLYAFRDREDIFDMYEAVSGARMHAAYYRPGGVYRDLPDQMAQYSKSKIRSASALKRLNENRSGTLLDFIEQFSNGFDANVDEYCNLLTDNRIWKQRLVNIGVVTPERALQLGFTGPMLRGSGIEWDLRKKQPYEVYDRLDFDIPVGVNGDSYDRYLVRMEEMRQSNRIIKQCVAWLKANPGPVMSDNHKVSPPKRVDMKTNMEELIHHFKLFTEGIHVPDGEAYSAVEHPKGEFGIYLISDGANKPYRMKIRAPGFVHLSAMDEMSRGHMLADAVTIIGTQDIVFGEIDR; this comes from the coding sequence ATGGCACAGATTAAGAATTACACCCTCAATTTTGGTCCTCAGCATCCTGCAGCTCACGGCGTTTTACGCCTTGTTCTTGAACTTGATGGTGAGGTCATTCAGCGTGCTGACCCACACATTGGCTTGTTACATCGCGCTACTGAAAAATTAGCGGAGACTCGTACTTGGATTCAGAACGTTCCTTACATGGATCGTTTGGACTATGTATCCATGATGTCCAATGAGCATGCTTATGTCATGGCAATCGAAAAATTGCTTCAAGTGGATGTTCCATTGCGCGCACAATATATTCGCGTAATGTATGACGAGCTCACACGCTTGTTGAATCACTTGCTTTGGATTGGTTGCCACGGATTAGACGTGGGTGCAATGGCGGTATTCTTATACGCATTCCGTGACCGTGAAGATATCTTTGATATGTACGAGGCAGTATCAGGCGCTCGTATGCATGCTGCTTACTATCGTCCAGGTGGCGTATATCGTGATTTGCCAGATCAAATGGCGCAGTACAGCAAGTCCAAAATTCGTAGCGCATCTGCATTAAAGCGTTTGAATGAAAACCGCAGCGGTACATTGCTTGATTTCATCGAGCAGTTCTCTAATGGCTTTGATGCAAACGTCGACGAGTATTGCAATTTGCTTACTGACAACCGCATTTGGAAGCAACGTCTCGTGAATATTGGCGTTGTTACGCCCGAGCGTGCTTTACAGTTGGGCTTTACGGGACCGATGTTGCGCGGCTCTGGTATTGAATGGGATTTGCGTAAGAAGCAACCTTACGAGGTGTATGACCGCCTCGATTTTGATATTCCAGTGGGTGTAAACGGCGACTCTTATGATCGTTATTTGGTTCGCATGGAAGAAATGCGCCAGTCTAATCGCATCATTAAGCAGTGCGTTGCTTGGTTAAAAGCAAACCCCGGCCCTGTGATGAGCGATAACCATAAGGTTTCTCCGCCTAAGCGCGTAGATATGAAAACCAATATGGAAGAGTTGATTCATCACTTCAAGCTTTTTACAGAAGGTATCCACGTTCCTGATGGTGAGGCTTATTCTGCTGTTGAGCATCCTAAAGGCGAGTTTGGTATCTATTTGATTTCTGATGGCGCTAATAAGCCCTACCGTATGAAGATTCGTGCTCCAGGTTTTGTGCACTTGTCAGCTATGGATGAGATGTCTCGTGGTCATATGTTGGCTGACGCTGTAACCATTATTGGTACGCAAGATATTGTGTTCGGGGAGATTGACCGCTAA
- a CDS encoding NADH-quinone oxidoreductase subunit C gives MSDRLVQLAANLEKVLGQRIQSVEIALGEVTVTVKADTYFESALMLRDDPSLAFEQLIDLCGVDYQDYRDGAWSGQRFGVVSHLLSLEHNWRLRLRVFAPDDSYPLVASITPVWNSANWFEREAFDLYGIIFEGHDDLRRILTDYGFIGHPFRKDFPISGNVEMRYDPELKRVVYQPVTIEAREITPRIVREEQYGGQA, from the coding sequence ATGTCAGATCGTTTGGTTCAATTAGCCGCTAACCTAGAAAAAGTTTTAGGTCAACGTATTCAGTCTGTTGAGATCGCTCTTGGCGAAGTAACGGTTACTGTAAAAGCAGATACTTATTTTGAGTCCGCTTTAATGCTCCGCGATGACCCTTCTTTAGCGTTTGAGCAATTGATTGATTTATGTGGTGTTGATTACCAAGACTATCGTGATGGCGCTTGGAGTGGTCAACGCTTTGGCGTTGTTAGTCACTTATTGTCCTTAGAGCATAACTGGCGTTTGCGCTTACGCGTATTTGCCCCAGACGATAGCTACCCATTGGTTGCTTCAATTACTCCCGTATGGAACTCTGCAAATTGGTTCGAGCGCGAAGCATTTGACCTTTATGGAATTATTTTTGAAGGCCATGATGACTTGCGTCGTATCTTGACTGACTATGGTTTTATCGGTCACCCATTTAGAAAAGACTTCCCAATCAGCGGTAATGTGGAAATGCGCTATGACCCTGAGTTGAAGCGCGTTGTTTATCAGCCAGTAACTATCGAAGCACGCGAGATTACTCCACGCATCGTTCGTGAAGAGCAGTATGGAGGTCAAGCTTAA
- a CDS encoding NADH-quinone oxidoreductase subunit B family protein — protein MALEGVLKEGFVTTTADQLINWTRNGSLWPMTFGLACCAVEMMHAGASRYDLDRFGVVFRPSPRQSDLMIVAGTLCNKMAPALRKVYDQMPEPRWVISMGSCANGGGYYHNSYSVVRGCDRIVPVDIYVPGCPPTAEALIYGIIQLQSKITRTSTIARKA, from the coding sequence ATGGCATTAGAAGGCGTTCTTAAAGAAGGTTTTGTAACAACTACAGCTGATCAGCTGATTAACTGGACCCGTAACGGTTCTCTATGGCCAATGACCTTTGGCCTTGCTTGTTGTGCAGTAGAGATGATGCATGCAGGCGCTTCCCGTTATGACTTGGATCGTTTTGGTGTAGTTTTCCGCCCATCACCGCGTCAGTCAGACCTCATGATTGTTGCTGGAACCTTGTGTAACAAGATGGCACCAGCTCTACGTAAGGTATACGACCAAATGCCTGAGCCACGCTGGGTAATTTCCATGGGTTCATGTGCAAACGGTGGTGGTTACTACCATAACTCTTATTCAGTGGTGCGCGGTTGTGACCGTATTGTTCCAGTCGACATTTATGTTCCTGGTTGCCCTCCAACAGCAGAAGCGTTGATCTATGGAATTATTCAGCTGCAATCCAAGATCACTCGCACTAGCACTATCGCGCGGAAGGCTTAA
- a CDS encoding NADH-quinone oxidoreductase subunit A — protein MNLANYFPVLLFILVGIGVGLVPMFLGKMLAPSKPDAEKLSPYECGFEAFEDARMKFDVRYYLIAILFILFDLETAFLFPWGVALRDLGWFGYASMVIFLLEFIVGFVYIWKKGALDWE, from the coding sequence TTGAATCTCGCTAATTACTTTCCTGTTCTGCTTTTCATCCTCGTAGGAATTGGGGTTGGATTAGTGCCCATGTTCCTTGGAAAAATGCTGGCTCCTTCGAAGCCTGATGCTGAAAAATTATCGCCATATGAGTGCGGTTTTGAAGCTTTCGAAGATGCACGTATGAAGTTTGACGTGCGCTACTACCTCATTGCCATTCTCTTTATTTTGTTTGACCTAGAAACTGCATTCCTCTTTCCTTGGGGAGTTGCGTTACGTGATCTAGGTTGGTTTGGCTACGCCTCTATGGTGATCTTCCTCTTGGAATTCATTGTGGGATTTGTATATATCTGGAAAAAGGGCGCTCTCGACTGGGAGTGA
- the secG gene encoding preprotein translocase subunit SecG has protein sequence MEWFKTLLIVLQVISALAVILLVLLQQGKGADMGAAFGSGASGSLFGASGSANFLSHTTAIFAAVFFISTIGITWLGNRKEVSPGVLSGTVAPSAAPAAPTAPAQDPSKPAVPK, from the coding sequence GTGGAATGGTTTAAGACTTTATTAATCGTGCTGCAGGTAATCTCAGCATTGGCTGTGATTTTGTTGGTTCTCTTGCAACAGGGTAAGGGCGCAGACATGGGGGCTGCTTTTGGCTCAGGCGCTTCTGGTAGCTTGTTTGGCGCCAGTGGCTCAGCCAACTTTCTGTCTCATACAACCGCTATTTTTGCTGCTGTATTTTTTATCAGCACTATTGGTATTACTTGGCTTGGAAATAGGAAGGAAGTCAGTCCTGGCGTTCTCTCTGGAACGGTAGCCCCATCTGCCGCTCCTGCAGCGCCAACTGCTCCTGCTCAAGATCCTAGCAAGCCAGCTGTTCCGAAGTAA